In Methylococcus geothermalis, one genomic interval encodes:
- a CDS encoding sulfite exporter TauE/SafE family protein produces MTLVLALALGIGVLLGLLGGGGSVLMVPMLVYVAGFAPKEAITTSLVVVGMTSLTALVGHVRHGRVCWKMGAVFGLAGMAGAYGGGRAAAALPGGILLILFGLMMLATSMAMLRGRRGGDVPAGKAPVCPLRLPLFAVLFDGGLVGASTGLVGAGGGFMVVPALNLLGRLPMHAAVATSLLVVAMNSLAALLGYAGHVQVRSDLAVPIAGAAVAGSLLGGWLAGRLGGTILRRLFGGFVALIAVFVMYRELTPERLDEIGALVSAHPDFFRGAAAVLVAMLLSRVRGWLHSRYFGAGRTVP; encoded by the coding sequence ATGACCCTTGTGCTGGCACTGGCATTGGGAATAGGTGTCCTGCTGGGACTGCTGGGCGGCGGCGGTTCGGTGCTGATGGTGCCGATGCTGGTCTACGTCGCCGGATTCGCCCCGAAGGAGGCGATTACGACGTCGCTGGTCGTCGTCGGCATGACCAGCCTGACGGCGCTGGTCGGCCATGTTCGGCATGGGCGGGTGTGCTGGAAGATGGGGGCGGTATTCGGCCTGGCGGGAATGGCCGGGGCCTACGGCGGCGGGCGTGCGGCCGCAGCGCTGCCGGGCGGAATCCTGCTGATCCTGTTCGGCCTGATGATGCTGGCGACTTCGATGGCCATGCTGCGAGGGCGCCGCGGCGGGGATGTTCCCGCCGGCAAGGCGCCCGTCTGTCCCTTGAGGCTGCCGCTGTTCGCCGTTCTGTTCGACGGCGGCCTGGTCGGTGCATCGACGGGACTGGTGGGGGCGGGAGGCGGTTTCATGGTCGTGCCGGCACTCAATCTGCTCGGCCGCTTGCCCATGCATGCCGCCGTAGCGACTTCGCTCCTGGTCGTCGCCATGAACTCGCTGGCGGCCCTGCTGGGCTACGCCGGTCATGTCCAGGTTCGCTCTGACTTGGCCGTGCCGATCGCGGGCGCAGCGGTCGCGGGGAGCCTTCTGGGCGGATGGCTGGCCGGTCGCCTCGGCGGAACGATTTTGCGCCGGCTATTCGGCGGATTCGTGGCGCTGATCGCGGTATTCGTGATGTACCGCGAGCTGACGCCGGAACGGCTGGACGAGATCGGCGCGCTGGTTTCCGCCCATCCGGATTTTTTCCGCGGCGCGGCGGCCGTGCTGGTGGCGATGCTGTTGTCGCGGGTGCGAGGATGGCTCCATTCGCGCTACTTCGGCGCCGGCAGGACGGTCCCTTAG
- a CDS encoding MBL fold metallo-hydrolase: MIFRQLFETDTSTYTYLLGCERTRRAVLIDPVDTQVGKYEDLLRQLDLRLVYTLETHVHADHVTAAGLLRERLQSRSVVHRDAGARCADLLVTDGVPLQVGDLEFEVRHTPGHTAGCVSYVMSDRVFTGDALFIAGCGRTDFQQGDAGLLYDSIHRRLFTLPPDTLVFPGHDYHGNTVSTIGREMARNPRVGGGRSQEEFIALMSELELDYPKDIDRALPANQACGLRPAAGGAPRVRCP; this comes from the coding sequence ATGATTTTCAGACAATTGTTCGAGACCGATACGTCGACCTATACCTATCTGCTGGGGTGCGAGCGCACCCGCCGAGCGGTGCTGATCGACCCGGTGGACACACAGGTCGGAAAGTATGAAGACCTGCTGCGCCAGCTCGATCTCAGGCTGGTCTACACCCTGGAAACCCATGTGCACGCCGATCACGTCACCGCCGCCGGACTCCTGCGGGAGCGCCTGCAGAGCAGGAGCGTGGTGCATCGGGATGCCGGGGCGAGATGCGCCGATCTCCTGGTGACCGATGGCGTGCCGCTGCAGGTCGGCGATCTGGAGTTCGAGGTGCGCCACACGCCGGGCCATACTGCCGGCTGTGTGAGCTATGTCATGAGCGACCGGGTATTTACCGGCGATGCCCTGTTCATCGCCGGCTGCGGCCGCACCGATTTCCAACAGGGCGACGCCGGCCTGCTCTACGACAGCATCCACCGGCGGCTTTTCACCCTCCCGCCGGACACGCTGGTGTTTCCGGGACATGATTATCATGGCAACACGGTGAGCACGATCGGCCGGGAGATGGCCAGGAACCCGCGCGTGGGGGGCGGCAGGAGCCAGGAGGAATTCATTGCCCTCATGAGCGAGCTCGAACTCGATTATCCGAAAGACATCGATCGTGCGCTGCCGGCCAACCAGGCCTGCGGCCTGCGGCCGGCTGCTGGCGGAGCGCCAAGGGTGAGGTGTCCATGA
- a CDS encoding sigma-54 interaction domain-containing protein gives MKHSTDTPPGPRLDARCLLDALAGLECAGALYLLDEDGSVSYWSSAAERLTGHEAGFATGKPIARLLPGYSRPAADEARGMGEDEIRVERADGSTLLARRRFQPLRDQDGTPLGRLEVLAAIETVGTPLAEADVEILHGLITREPAMKQVFRIVRNVAETEATVLVRGESGAGKELIARAVHAESHRAKGPFLAVNCAALSPSLLESELFGHVRGAFTGAMRDHAGLFQRADSGTLFLDEVAELPLELQAKLLRVLQERSFVPVGGDRTLSVDVRIVAATHRSLREAVREGRFREDLMYRLRVVPIFLPPLRERRRDVGLLLWHFIGRHNARGLRRIVRIDPDAMRRLLDHAWPGNVRELQNVVEYAFAVGRGDVLALDDLPPEFREEPAAPRAETEHVPDEAERIRAALRRSGGRIDQAARLLNISRATLWRKRKKWGV, from the coding sequence ATGAAACACAGCACCGACACTCCGCCGGGCCCCCGTCTCGACGCGCGCTGCCTGCTTGATGCCCTGGCCGGGCTCGAATGCGCCGGCGCTCTTTATCTGCTGGATGAAGATGGCAGCGTGAGCTACTGGAGCTCGGCCGCCGAGCGCCTGACGGGCCACGAGGCCGGGTTCGCAACCGGCAAGCCCATTGCCCGTCTGCTGCCCGGCTATAGCCGTCCTGCCGCAGACGAAGCCCGCGGCATGGGTGAGGACGAAATTCGGGTGGAGCGGGCGGACGGTTCGACCCTCCTGGCACGGCGCCGGTTCCAGCCCTTGCGGGACCAGGACGGAACCCCCCTGGGCCGGCTGGAGGTGCTCGCCGCGATCGAAACCGTCGGCACTCCCTTGGCCGAAGCCGACGTCGAAATCCTGCATGGATTGATCACCCGCGAACCGGCGATGAAGCAGGTGTTCCGCATCGTCCGCAACGTCGCGGAAACTGAGGCCACGGTATTGGTGCGGGGCGAGTCGGGCGCGGGCAAGGAGCTGATCGCCCGCGCCGTGCATGCCGAGAGCCATCGCGCCAAGGGGCCGTTTCTCGCGGTCAACTGCGCCGCGCTGTCGCCTTCCCTCTTGGAAAGCGAGCTGTTCGGGCATGTCCGCGGTGCCTTCACCGGGGCGATGCGGGACCATGCCGGGCTGTTCCAACGCGCCGACAGCGGTACCCTGTTCCTGGACGAAGTGGCCGAACTGCCGCTGGAGCTACAGGCCAAACTGCTGCGCGTGCTGCAGGAGCGCAGCTTCGTCCCGGTCGGCGGCGACCGCACGCTCAGCGTGGATGTGCGCATCGTGGCGGCGACCCACCGCTCGCTGCGCGAAGCCGTGCGCGAGGGCCGCTTCCGCGAGGATCTGATGTACCGGCTGCGCGTGGTTCCCATCTTTCTGCCGCCCTTGCGCGAGCGCCGCCGCGACGTCGGTCTGCTGCTCTGGCATTTCATCGGGCGGCACAATGCCCGCGGCCTGCGCCGCATCGTCCGGATCGATCCGGACGCCATGCGGCGCCTGCTCGACCATGCCTGGCCGGGCAACGTGCGCGAATTGCAGAACGTGGTGGAATACGCCTTCGCCGTGGGACGCGGAGACGTGCTGGCGCTCGACGATCTGCCGCCCGAGTTCCGCGAGGAACCCGCGGCGCCGCGGGCGGAAACGGAACATGTGCCGGACGAGGCCGAGCGCATCCGCGCCGCGCTGCGGCGCTCGGGCGGACGCATCGACCAGGCCGCCCGGCTGCTGAACATCAGTCGGGCGACGCTGTGGCGCAAGCGAAAGAAGTGGGGCGTGTGA
- a CDS encoding multicopper oxidase family protein, translating into MTIGAAVYASSSAAMMGGGCMMGCTSTTVIDPPRGAAFADPATLPNLSTTPGVVEVNLEAKIAPVDINGTTANLQTYNGLFPGPTIKVKKGDILKVHFKNSLPYTGVNDMGMPRDMTNLHTHGLHVSPAGNADNVLVHFLSGETFDYEYDLSLHRGGNLNFYHPHVHGNVAEQVWAGQAGALEVADESAVLSGYETHTLVLKDITLSGGAPAAHTSSDFMNGKEGDTMMVNGQVNPVLAMRPGQVQRWKIVNASNARFYKLSLASHSLRVVGTDGGLLDKPYAQSTVLLSPGERVDVLVKASSTKGYYKLQALPYNRGAGDSANQQITLMTVNVTGSSLSQSLPATVDPSATRLSVPANALTRQITLSMGMGMMGGGSATINGIAFSDTEAYTITSGRETYEVWEIYNQSMMDHPFHQHVNPAQVISISGGDSAYNALYTTTPAWKDTVIVPAMGSVKLLVPVKDYGGTTVFHCHILEHEDMGMMGIWNIQ; encoded by the coding sequence TTGACAATAGGCGCCGCGGTCTATGCGTCTTCCAGTGCCGCCATGATGGGTGGCGGCTGCATGATGGGCTGCACTTCCACCACCGTCATCGATCCGCCCCGCGGAGCGGCGTTCGCCGATCCGGCAACGCTGCCCAATCTGTCGACGACCCCAGGCGTCGTCGAAGTCAACCTGGAGGCGAAAATCGCACCCGTCGACATCAACGGGACGACGGCAAACCTGCAGACTTACAACGGCTTGTTCCCCGGTCCCACCATCAAGGTGAAGAAAGGCGACATCTTGAAAGTCCATTTCAAGAATTCGCTGCCCTACACCGGCGTCAACGACATGGGGATGCCCCGCGACATGACCAATCTGCACACCCACGGCCTGCACGTCTCGCCCGCCGGGAACGCCGACAACGTCCTGGTGCATTTCCTGTCCGGCGAGACCTTCGACTACGAGTACGATCTCTCGCTCCATCGCGGCGGCAACCTCAATTTCTATCACCCGCATGTCCACGGCAACGTCGCGGAGCAGGTCTGGGCGGGGCAGGCGGGCGCCTTGGAGGTGGCGGACGAGAGCGCGGTGCTCTCGGGCTACGAGACCCACACCCTGGTCCTGAAGGACATCACCCTCAGCGGCGGCGCACCCGCGGCCCACACGTCGTCGGACTTCATGAACGGCAAGGAGGGTGACACGATGATGGTGAACGGCCAGGTCAACCCGGTGCTGGCGATGCGGCCGGGGCAGGTGCAGCGCTGGAAGATCGTCAACGCCAGCAACGCGCGGTTCTACAAGCTCAGCCTGGCCAGCCATTCGCTGCGGGTGGTGGGCACGGACGGCGGCCTGCTGGACAAGCCCTATGCACAGAGCACCGTGCTGCTGTCGCCGGGCGAGCGGGTGGACGTCCTGGTGAAGGCTTCAAGCACCAAGGGTTACTACAAGTTGCAGGCCTTGCCTTACAACCGCGGGGCGGGCGACTCGGCCAATCAGCAGATCACCCTGATGACCGTGAACGTCACCGGCTCATCGCTGAGCCAGAGCCTGCCGGCGACGGTCGACCCCAGTGCGACCAGGCTGAGCGTGCCGGCCAACGCCCTCACGCGGCAGATCACCCTGAGCATGGGGATGGGCATGATGGGGGGCGGCTCGGCCACCATCAACGGCATCGCCTTTTCGGACACCGAGGCCTACACCATCACCTCGGGACGCGAAACCTACGAGGTCTGGGAAATCTACAACCAAAGCATGATGGACCACCCCTTCCACCAGCACGTCAACCCGGCACAGGTGATTTCCATCAGCGGCGGCGATTCGGCGTACAACGCCTTGTACACCACGACGCCGGCCTGGAAGGACACCGTCATCGTGCCGGCCATGGGAAGCGTCAAACTGCTGGTGCCGGTGAAGGATTACGGCGGGACCACGGTATTCCATTGCCATATCCTCGAGCACGAGGACATGGGGATGATGGGGATATGGAACATCCAATAG
- a CDS encoding argininosuccinate synthase, with product MSSSNVKKVALAYSGGLDTSVILKWLEETYGCEVVTFTADLGQGEEVEPARAKAQAMGVKEIYIDDLREEFARDFVFPMFRANAIYEGEYLLGTSIARPLIAKRLIEIANETGADAIAHGATGKGNDQVRFELGAYALRPDIRVIAPWREWDLTSRETLLAYAEKHGIPIEMKRGKASPYSMDANLLHISYEGGILEDPWAEPEEDMWRWSVSPENAPDQPTYVELTYERGDIVAIDGERLTPAAVLAKLNQLGGANGIGRLDIVENRYVGMKSRGCYETPGGTIMLKAHRAIESLTLDREVAHLKDELMPRYASLIYTGYWWSPERRMLQQMIDASQAPVNGVVRVKLYKGNVSVAGRKSESNSLFDMNIATFEDDRGAYNQKDAEGFIKLNALRLRIAGRKGASFI from the coding sequence ATGTCAAGCTCAAACGTCAAGAAAGTCGCACTGGCCTATTCCGGCGGCCTCGACACCTCGGTCATCCTGAAATGGCTGGAAGAAACCTACGGCTGCGAAGTCGTGACCTTCACCGCCGATCTCGGCCAGGGCGAAGAAGTCGAGCCGGCGCGCGCCAAGGCTCAGGCCATGGGCGTCAAGGAAATCTACATCGACGACCTGCGCGAGGAGTTCGCCCGCGATTTCGTCTTTCCCATGTTCCGCGCCAATGCCATCTATGAAGGCGAATATCTGCTGGGCACCTCCATCGCCCGTCCCCTCATCGCCAAGCGCCTGATCGAGATCGCCAACGAAACCGGGGCGGACGCCATCGCCCACGGCGCCACCGGCAAGGGCAACGACCAGGTGCGCTTCGAACTGGGCGCCTATGCCCTGCGGCCGGACATCCGCGTCATCGCTCCCTGGCGGGAGTGGGATCTGACCTCGCGCGAAACCTTGCTGGCCTACGCCGAGAAGCACGGCATTCCCATCGAGATGAAGCGCGGCAAGGCCTCGCCCTATTCCATGGACGCCAACTTGCTGCACATCTCCTACGAAGGCGGCATCCTGGAAGACCCCTGGGCCGAGCCGGAAGAAGACATGTGGCGCTGGTCGGTCTCGCCTGAAAACGCCCCGGACCAGCCGACCTACGTCGAATTGACCTATGAGCGCGGCGATATCGTCGCGATCGACGGCGAACGCCTGACGCCGGCGGCGGTGCTGGCCAAGCTGAACCAGTTGGGCGGCGCCAACGGCATCGGCCGGCTCGACATCGTGGAAAACCGCTACGTCGGCATGAAGTCGCGCGGCTGCTACGAGACCCCCGGCGGCACCATCATGCTGAAGGCACACCGCGCCATCGAGTCCCTCACCCTGGACCGCGAAGTCGCCCATCTCAAGGACGAGCTGATGCCCCGCTATGCCAGCCTGATCTACACAGGCTACTGGTGGAGTCCGGAACGCCGGATGCTGCAGCAGATGATCGACGCATCCCAGGCGCCGGTGAACGGCGTGGTGCGGGTGAAACTCTACAAGGGCAACGTCAGCGTGGCGGGCCGAAAATCCGAAAGCAACAGCCTGTTCGACATGAACATCGCCACCTTCGAAGACGACCGCGGCGCCTACAACCAGAAGGACGCGGAAGGCTTCATCAAGCTCAACGCCTTGCGCTTGCGCATCGCCGGCCGCAAGGGTGCGAGCTTCATATAA
- a CDS encoding FeoA family protein, whose translation MDSNLNLNSLKEGESAIIRAISAEGALYHRLVGLGFRVGKAIAVVRHGRFKGPLQVRIGNTDIIMRRSDAERIRVIAKTA comes from the coding sequence ATGGATTCCAACCTGAACCTGAACAGCCTCAAAGAAGGCGAATCGGCGATCATCCGCGCCATCAGTGCGGAAGGCGCGCTCTACCATCGCCTGGTCGGCCTCGGTTTCCGAGTCGGCAAGGCCATCGCCGTCGTCCGCCACGGCCGCTTCAAAGGCCCCTTGCAGGTCCGCATCGGCAATACGGACATCATCATGCGTCGCAGCGACGCCGAAAGAATCCGAGTCATCGCCAAGACAGCCTGA
- the feoB gene encoding ferrous iron transport protein B has product MKRIALVGMPNTGKSTFFNRLTGASARVGNWPGITVDLLSAKIILGSTVAQVVDLPGIYSFHGFSEDEKVVRDFLENNPVDLVAIVLNATQIDRQLPFALQVARLGLPTVLLLNMADEARHLGINIDARRMAEILRMPVILLSAKYGSGFQNVTQTLTRSLNASPAHAPAAIEPTFAEEHQIEAAAANVLSAAVRVPKQLPENTTARIDRVLLHPWLGLPLFFLFMFLLFQFIFTLGKPMQDGVAWALTELRTLALEPLMSDVPAFARGLLLDGIYSGVGTVAAFVPIIILFFLVMTLVEDSGYLSRVAFLMDALMARLGLDGRSFVMLLMGFGCNVPALMGTRVMRSRNLRLLTMLVIPFSLCSARLQVFLFITAALFTVETAPAVLFSLYLLSFATALLTAVAFKSRFVSNEPFVIELPPYRLPTWRQIVLRGWHEVRHFLKRASKFITAGVVAVWLLTHIPTDVPAGGADTLAGHVAAWLAPVLSPIGIDAQLSLALIFGFVAKEIVVGSLAAIYGLEGDALMGLMAQKLDWVQAYSFMLFTLIYLPCLSTVATLRTESKSRAFMVGSVLWSLLLAWLASFAFYQGARLFGF; this is encoded by the coding sequence ATGAAGAGAATCGCCCTGGTCGGCATGCCGAATACCGGCAAATCCACTTTTTTCAATCGCTTGACCGGAGCATCCGCTCGGGTCGGCAACTGGCCCGGCATCACGGTCGACCTGCTGAGCGCCAAGATCATCCTCGGCAGCACGGTCGCGCAAGTGGTGGACCTGCCGGGCATCTACAGTTTCCATGGATTTTCCGAAGACGAGAAGGTGGTCCGGGACTTTCTCGAAAACAACCCGGTCGACCTGGTCGCCATCGTGCTCAACGCCACCCAGATCGACCGCCAGCTCCCGTTTGCGCTCCAGGTCGCCCGGCTCGGACTTCCCACCGTCCTGCTGCTCAACATGGCGGATGAAGCGCGTCACCTGGGGATCAACATCGATGCCCGCAGGATGGCCGAAATCCTCCGCATGCCGGTCATCCTTCTCAGTGCCAAGTACGGCAGCGGCTTCCAGAACGTCACCCAGACCCTGACGCGGTCCCTCAATGCCAGTCCCGCCCATGCGCCGGCGGCAATCGAGCCGACCTTCGCCGAGGAGCATCAGATCGAGGCGGCCGCCGCAAACGTGCTGAGCGCCGCGGTTCGCGTCCCCAAACAGTTGCCGGAAAACACCACGGCCCGCATCGATCGCGTTCTGCTTCATCCCTGGCTGGGTCTCCCGCTGTTCTTTCTGTTCATGTTCCTGCTGTTCCAGTTCATCTTCACCCTAGGCAAGCCGATGCAGGACGGCGTCGCCTGGGCATTGACCGAACTGCGGACACTCGCGCTGGAACCGCTGATGTCCGACGTACCGGCCTTCGCCAGGGGACTTCTGCTCGACGGCATCTACAGCGGCGTCGGCACCGTGGCAGCGTTCGTGCCGATCATCATCCTGTTTTTCCTGGTCATGACCCTGGTCGAAGACAGCGGCTATCTCTCGCGCGTCGCCTTCCTGATGGACGCCCTGATGGCCCGGCTGGGATTGGACGGACGCAGTTTCGTCATGCTGCTCATGGGGTTCGGCTGCAACGTGCCGGCGCTGATGGGCACGCGGGTGATGCGCTCGCGCAACCTGCGCCTGCTCACCATGCTGGTGATCCCGTTTTCGCTGTGTTCCGCGCGGCTGCAGGTATTCCTGTTCATCACGGCGGCGCTGTTCACCGTCGAAACGGCACCCGCGGTCCTGTTCAGCTTGTATCTCCTCAGCTTTGCGACCGCTCTGCTGACGGCGGTCGCGTTCAAGAGCCGCTTCGTGAGCAATGAGCCCTTCGTCATCGAGCTGCCGCCCTACCGCTTGCCGACCTGGCGCCAGATCGTTCTGCGCGGCTGGCATGAGGTCCGGCACTTCTTGAAGCGCGCGTCCAAGTTCATCACCGCCGGCGTGGTCGCGGTCTGGCTGCTGACCCATATTCCCACCGACGTCCCGGCCGGCGGGGCGGACACCCTGGCGGGCCATGTCGCCGCCTGGCTGGCGCCGGTGCTGTCCCCCATCGGCATAGACGCCCAACTGAGCCTCGCTCTGATCTTCGGCTTCGTCGCCAAGGAAATCGTGGTCGGCTCGCTCGCTGCGATCTACGGCCTGGAAGGAGATGCCCTGATGGGCTTGATGGCGCAGAAACTCGATTGGGTGCAAGCCTATAGCTTCATGCTGTTCACTCTTATTTACCTGCCTTGTCTTTCGACCGTGGCGACGCTGCGCACCGAGTCGAAAAGCCGGGCGTTCATGGTCGGCTCCGTCCTCTGGTCGCTGCTGCTGGCCTGGCTCGCGAGCTTCGCGTTCTACCAGGGCGCCCGGCTGTTTGGATTCTGA
- a CDS encoding sigma-54 interaction domain-containing protein: MFDTLIGQSPSFEALTRSAKLVAATDVTVLIVGETGTGKEVLANALQMHSPRADKPFVTLNCAALPEAIAESELFGHRRGSFTGAVSNQTGRLPAADGGTLFLDEVDSLSLPLQAKLLRFLETGEIQPVGETQTYNVDVRIIAATNANLHARIERGEFRKDLYYRLNVVPLEIPPLRDRMGDIVLLLQHYMDRFAREHGLAPATFSKAALNRLCNYGWPGNVRELRNVCERLSILLAGRTIEESNLPIEITYRASTTKGLFALPDMGIELEQVEMDLIRQALNRTNGNRSRSARLLGISRDTLLYRMQKYGIN, translated from the coding sequence ATGTTTGATACGCTGATTGGACAATCACCGAGCTTCGAAGCGCTCACGAGAAGCGCCAAACTGGTCGCGGCGACCGATGTCACCGTCCTCATCGTCGGCGAGACCGGAACCGGAAAGGAGGTTCTGGCCAACGCCCTGCAAATGCACAGTCCCCGAGCGGACAAGCCGTTCGTCACGCTGAATTGCGCCGCATTGCCCGAGGCGATCGCGGAATCCGAACTGTTCGGCCATCGCCGCGGTTCCTTCACCGGCGCGGTCAGCAACCAGACCGGCCGTCTGCCTGCCGCCGATGGCGGTACGCTGTTCCTGGACGAAGTGGATTCGCTGTCCCTGCCTCTGCAGGCAAAGCTGCTGCGCTTCCTGGAAACAGGCGAGATTCAGCCGGTGGGCGAAACCCAGACGTACAACGTCGATGTGCGCATCATCGCTGCTACCAATGCCAATCTTCACGCCAGGATCGAGCGCGGCGAGTTCCGCAAGGATCTCTATTACCGGCTGAACGTGGTTCCCCTGGAGATCCCGCCGTTGCGGGACCGGATGGGTGACATCGTCCTGCTGTTGCAGCATTACATGGACCGGTTCGCGCGCGAGCACGGCTTGGCCCCCGCTACCTTCAGCAAGGCGGCGCTGAACCGCCTATGCAATTATGGATGGCCGGGCAACGTCCGCGAGCTGCGCAACGTCTGCGAGCGGCTGTCGATACTCCTGGCGGGCCGGACCATCGAAGAAAGCAATCTGCCTATTGAAATCACCTACCGGGCGTCCACGACCAAGGGTTTGTTCGCCTTACCCGACATGGGCATCGAGCTGGAACAGGTGGAAATGGACCTGATCCGTCAGGCATTGAACCGGACCAACGGCAATCGCAGCCGTTCTGCTCGCCTGCTCGGCATTTCGCGCGATACCTTGCTCTATCGGATGCAGAAATACGGCATAAATTGA
- a CDS encoding sulfite exporter TauE/SafE family protein translates to MHPIEQAFSTSYLVALLMGLFSALHCLSMCGSIIGSLTLSLRREIRDNKGLLMPFVLSYNMGRITSYAIGGLIAGLLEHVLSIPLGEGHGHRVLQILSALVMLGAGLHIGGWFPRFAYIEKGGALFWKRLEPYGRRLIPVETLPQAFFFGMVWGWLPCGLVYTALALAATTGDVVRSTFTMLSFGIGTLPAVVGVGIMTSLLVRLSRMQKFRQIAGITLIVLAVLAAFPGLNPLVLHHLEY, encoded by the coding sequence ATGCATCCTATCGAACAAGCTTTTAGCACGTCCTATCTCGTCGCCCTGCTGATGGGGCTGTTCAGCGCGCTGCATTGCCTGAGCATGTGCGGTTCGATCATCGGATCGCTCACGCTGAGCCTGCGGCGGGAAATCCGGGACAACAAAGGCTTGTTGATGCCCTTCGTGCTGAGCTACAACATGGGGCGGATCACCAGTTACGCGATCGGCGGTTTGATCGCCGGTCTCCTGGAGCATGTCCTGTCCATCCCCTTGGGGGAAGGGCACGGGCACCGGGTGCTGCAGATTCTCTCGGCGCTGGTGATGCTTGGGGCCGGGCTGCATATCGGAGGCTGGTTTCCGCGTTTCGCTTATATCGAAAAAGGAGGCGCTCTGTTCTGGAAGCGGCTCGAACCGTATGGGCGTCGCCTGATCCCGGTGGAAACCTTGCCGCAGGCTTTCTTCTTCGGCATGGTCTGGGGCTGGCTGCCGTGCGGACTGGTCTACACCGCTTTGGCTCTGGCGGCCACAACGGGTGATGTGGTGCGGAGCACGTTCACCATGTTGTCGTTCGGCATCGGGACTTTGCCGGCAGTGGTCGGTGTCGGTATAATGACCAGCCTGCTGGTGCGGTTATCCCGTATGCAGAAGTTCCGCCAGATCGCGGGGATCACGCTCATCGTATTGGCAGTGCTGGCCGCGTTCCCTGGCCTCAATCCGCTGGTATTGCACCATCTCGAATATTAA
- the pyrF gene encoding orotidine-5'-phosphate decarboxylase translates to MPNFVSNKPIPVADRLIMALDLPAIPEAKALVERLGDAVSFYKVGLELFMSGDCFGLIDWLKARDKKVFIDLKFFDVPETVGRAVKALSRRGVDFATVHGNDAIMEAAARNKGELGILAVTVLTSLDQGDLRDLGFQCDVQALVLSRARRALALGCDGVVSSGLEVPLLRDEIDHQLMVVSPGIRPVENRPEDDQKRVVTVEQAFRNGADYIVVGRPIRDAADPREAALRAQAQIREVFAAG, encoded by the coding sequence ATGCCGAATTTCGTTTCCAACAAGCCTATTCCCGTGGCCGACCGCCTGATCATGGCGCTGGATCTGCCCGCCATCCCCGAGGCCAAAGCATTGGTGGAGCGTCTGGGTGATGCCGTGAGCTTCTACAAGGTGGGGCTGGAACTGTTCATGTCCGGCGACTGTTTCGGTCTGATCGACTGGCTCAAGGCACGGGACAAGAAGGTGTTCATCGACCTCAAGTTCTTCGATGTGCCGGAGACCGTGGGACGGGCGGTGAAGGCGCTCAGTCGCCGCGGAGTGGATTTCGCGACCGTGCACGGCAACGACGCCATCATGGAAGCGGCGGCTCGCAACAAGGGCGAACTCGGCATTCTGGCGGTCACGGTACTGACCAGCCTGGATCAGGGCGATTTGCGCGACCTCGGCTTCCAGTGCGATGTCCAGGCCCTGGTCCTCTCCCGCGCCCGGCGCGCGCTGGCGCTGGGTTGCGATGGCGTGGTTTCGTCCGGCCTCGAGGTTCCGCTGTTGCGCGATGAGATCGACCACCAGCTGATGGTCGTGTCGCCCGGCATCCGGCCGGTCGAGAACCGGCCGGAGGATGACCAGAAGCGGGTCGTGACCGTGGAGCAGGCGTTCCGCAACGGCGCCGATTACATCGTGGTGGGGCGGCCGATCCGTGATGCGGCGGATCCCCGCGAGGCTGCGCTGCGGGCGCAGGCGCAGATCCGCGAAGTGTTCGCGGCCGGCTGA